The DNA window GGAATACGCGACGAGTGACTTGTCCTCAAGGCAAAAAAGCCGAACTTGGAAAGGAGCAAAGATGCTTGGGGCAACCGAGTGATTGTTGTCAAGTTCTCCCGGACAGACTGTCGATTGTGTCAGCATCGTGGTTTATGTACTCGTTCCCCCACTGAAGCGAGGTCTCTGACCCTACGCACTAAAAAAGACATCAAGCATTGCAAGAGGTTCGAAAGCAACAAATACAGAAGAATGGCAACAGACTTATAACAAGCGAGCGGGATTGAAGGGACTATTTCGCAAGGAGTCAATGCCTTTGGAATGAGGCGATCTCGCTATTTAGGATTAGCTAAAACGCGCTTGCAGCATGTGCTCACAAGTACTGCGATCAATGTAAAACGCATTGTTTCATGGTTGCAGGGAACACCGCATGCTCAAACCCGGACATCGCGATTTGCAGCGTTAGCCACTCCCTAGAATTGACAAATTTTCAGGTTTTGATAATACAAAAAAATCTCTCGTAGTACATTCGCCAACAGCATCCATTGCCCCATAAACCCCAATACCTGAGACGCCTGAGGACGCACCTGATCGGCCATAGCAAGGAGTCCAATCAAGCGTTGATGTTCCCAGACCCTGATCACTGTTTTGCCTGTGGATTCAAGTTGATGGCTGTTCACCTGTAGTTGGGACTCTTCAGACGGGATTGTCCCCATAAATTGAGGTTTGCCAATCTGAATGGACGTTCCGGCAAGACGACCTGTAATACCTTGGCCTACTGTAGCCTGTACATGAGTAGCGGGTAGCAGCGATAAGCCTCGCCGCTTGGCCTCAGCCACAATCGCCTCAGCAATAGGATGCTCAGAATAAGCTTCTAGGGAGGCCGCCACTTGTAATAGATGGTTGGTCTCAATACCTGGGGCGGGAATCAGATCACTGATATGTAGGATACCCGTTGTTAAGGTGCCTGTTTTATCAAAGGCAACAGCCTGAACCTGACCCATGATCTCCAACTGAGCCCCATCTTTAAATAAAATTCCCTGCCGTGCTCCACGGGCAATGCCGGACAGGAGGGTGGGCATAATGGCCGCCATCAATGCACAGGGAGAAGCAACCACTAGAAAAATCAAGGCTCTATAAATCGTCGTTTCCCAATTCCAAGCCAGTAGAAACGGAGGAACAAGGGCCAGGAGCAATCCGATGCCAACAATGAAGCGGGCATACCCCCGCTCGAATTTTTCCAGAAATAATTGTGATTTCGGCTCCGAGGTTTTGGCTTGTTCTACTAAACGAATTACCCGCTGAATCAAGCTGCTCTCAGGGGGTTGGTGGAGTTCTACCGTGAGAACACCGCTGCCATTGAGAGTGCCCGCGAACACGTCGTCCCCGGCACTTTTCTCGATGGGTAGGGACTCACCCGTCAGAGAGGCTTGGTTGACTGTACTACTGCCCGTCTGTACAACTCCATCGGTGGGAATCCATTCACCGGGTTTGACCAGGATATGATCTCCTACCTGCAATTCCTGGGTTTTTACCAGATGGGGTTGACCTGAGTGCCATCGCCAAGCGGTATCTGGAGTAAGCTTCATCAGACTGCGAATATTGCGTTCGGTCCGATGGAGGGCAATATCCTCTAGTGCCCCACTGATCGCAAAAATCAAGATCAATATTGCCCCATCAACGAGGAGGTAATATTGTCGCTGCCAGAGACCCAGGGTAGCAGCCCCTAAGGCAGCCACAACCATTAACAGATCCACATCCAATTCCTGCTCCTGCCATAGGGTCATCAGCCCTGCAAAATGACCTGATCTTCGGCAGTTGTTTGACACCATAGTTCGGCCCCGATTTGACCATTAGCTTCGGCACCTAATTGACACTTGCCTCGGCACTGGATTGACCATTAGCTTCGGCACCCTAGAACAGCATGTTCGTCAGATAAGTCCCTTTTCAGAAGCGCTGCCTTACACTTCTGCTGATTCAGCAGACCAAGTGACAGAGGACAGCGATGGCCGTTAAACGTCAGGGACAACTAATACCTGCATATTCTCAGTAACTTCTCCACCCCTTGGGAGGGTAACTTCTCCGGTCGAATGGCAGTAACTTCTCCACCCCTGTGGAAGTTATCTTCGCCAGTCAAATGGCAATAAACTTCTCCACCCTTGTGGCAAAAACTTCGCCGGATAAGTGGCAGTTAACTTCTCCACCCCCCTAACCATCATTTCGACAGGTCATTATCCCTAGCCAGGCCACCCTCTAAACTTCTGTGCATTAGCCAGAGGAATGGAGATTGGCAATGGCCTATAAACGTCAAGGAGCAACCCTGTCGATGAGTAAATTTAGAGAAATTATCCGTTTACATGAACTTGGCCACAATAAATCGGAGATCGCTCGTAGCTGCTTCATCTCCCGTACCAGTGTCCGGGACTATCTGCGCCGTGCCCAGGGTCAATCACTCAGTTATGACCAGTTAAGCCAACTGAGTGATAGTGATATCCAGCATCTGCTGGGAAAAGGTCAACGTCAGTCCTCCCGTAAGAAACCTGCAATTGATTTCGAATATATACATCGAGAGATGCAACGCAAAGGGGTCACCCTGGGCCTGCTGTGGATGGAAGGTAAAGAGAGAGGAGACTGGAACTGTAGCTATAGTGGCTTTTGTCGTCGATACCGCCAGTGGAAAAAACAGCATTCGCTGTCCATGCGCCAGACCCACAAGGGAGCGGAAAAAATCTTTGTGGACTACTGCGGAATGACCGTTCCGGTGGTCCATCCCAAAACTGGTGAGGTGACTCAAGCTCAAGTATTTGTGGCCTGCTGTGGAGCGAGTAACTACACCTATGCAGAAGCGACCGAAAGCCAAATCATTAAGAACTGGCTCGGATCTCATCAACGGGCCTTGGCCTTCTTTGGTGGGGTGCCGGTCGCTATCGTTCCAGACAACCTCAAGTCAGGAGTCACAGATCCGTGCCGTTATGAGCCCGGTATCAATCGGAGTTATCAAGACTTTGCGGAACACTACAACGTGATCATCTTGCCCGCTCGCCCCAAATGCCCTCGGGACAAACCCAAAGTAGAGAATGCAGTGCAGCAAGTGGAACGTCATATTCTGGCTCCCTTGAGAGATCAGACCTTTACCAGTTTCAAGCAACTGAATGAAGCGATTGCAGCAGGGTTGGAGAAACTCAACCATCGGACCATGAAATCCTATGGTCTATCCCGTCGAGAATTATTTGAGCAAGTGGACCAACCAGAACTCAGACCCTTGCCCAGTCTCTCGTTTGAGTTTGGCGAATTTAAAACCGCGAAAGTGAGTTTTGATTACCACATTGAGGTGAGGCGTCACTATTACAGTGTCCCTTATGGCTATGTGGGTCAGTCGGTATCGGTCAAGATCACTGAATCCTTAGTACAGATTTTTCATGACCATCAGCGCATTGCGATACATGAACGTTCAAGCTTGCCGTTTCAGCATTCCACGCAAGAGGGGCATATGCCACCGGCGCACTTGGCCCACAAAAACCAATCGAGAGAGACCTTCATCACCTGGGCTCAGAATGTTGGACCGGCAACGAAGCAACAAGTGATAGAGATCTTTGAGAAGAAAGCCCATGATGAACAAGCATTTCGAGCCTTAAAAGGGGTGCAACATCTCAGAACAACCCATGGTGCTGAAAGGTTGGAAGCCGCCTGTAATCGGGCTAATGCTATGGGGATGGTGGGCCAACGCTATCTCAAGTCTATGCTCCAACACAAACTTGAATCCGACCCCTTACCGGATGAAACCCATAAGGTGATTCCTATTCACCATGCCAATGTCCGAGGGTCCGAATATTATCAAGCAACGTAGGGGGAGACAACGATGCAAGCAATGATTGAACAGCTACAACAAATGAAACTCACCGGCGTACTCGAAGCTTGGCGAGAACAGCAGGCGATGCCCACCTATCATGATCTGTCCTTCGATGAACGACTGGCCTTGATGGTAGAGCGCGAATACATCCGGCGTCAGAATCAACGGATGCAACGCCGACTGAGGCAAGCTCGACTGCCGGTGCACGCCACCTTAGATGCAGTAGATTTCGATGTCCCCAGAGGACTCCGTAAAATCCAGTTCCTTGAATTTGCTCAAGGTCATTGGCTCCAAGAAAATCTGTCATTGATCATCCTGGGACCGACGGGCGTTGGGAAGTCTTTCTTGGCGGCCGTATTGTCCCATCATTTGTGTAAGCAAGGTCATAGCGTCCGCTATATCAAAACCGCTGATCTGGTGCTGGAGTTGAAGTTGGCCAAAGGAGATGGGTCCTATCCCAAACTCCGCAAACAATTAGCTGCCTACGATCTACTGGTGCTGGATGAATGGCTTAGAGATCCTCTATCTGTCTTTGAGGCTAGAGAAGTGCTTGATATCCTAGACGAGCGGTTTCGCAAAGCCTCCTGTTTATTTGCCACGCAAATGCCCCTAGAACAATGGCACTCACAAATTCAAGATCCCACCCTCGCCGATGCCATCCTCGACCGGATTATCCATGATGCAATGAAGGTCTCGCTTCGAGGAGAATCCATGAGGAAATTGACCAGCAAACTGACCCAGAAGCCAGAAGGGGAACTGAGTAATGACCGTTCACATGAGGAGAATACAACGAGAGAGACAACCCCTAAATCGAACCCTAAAACGCAAAAGGAGAAGAAGGATGAAAAAAAGGAGGGACAGATGGATGAATAGATCGGATGAGATCACGATCTTCCATTCGTGATATGTATGAATTCAGAGCTGATTTTGTGCCTATGAATTGCAACCCGTAATTCCATATCTACCTGTCGAAAATGGTTAGCCAATATTTTTTTGGTTGGGGGTGGAGAAGTTAGTGCCATTCAACCGGAGAAGTCGTGATTATGCTGCAAATACCTATGGTTAAATTTCGAGAGATATTGCGTCTCCATAATCTGGGCTACAACCAATCAGAGATCGCTCGCAGTTGTTTGACTGCCCGTTCCACAGTGCAAGACTATATTAAACGGGCACAAGCCCACTCTCTAGACTATGACAAGCTTGAGAACCTCAGTGATAGCGAGATTCAGGCGCTGCTGGGCAAAGGGTATCGCAAGCAAAATAAGCAACAGCAGACCATCGATTTCGAGAGCGTCCATCGGGAGTTACAACGCAAAGGGGTCACTCTCGGACTTTTATGGATGGAAGGCAAAGAGCGAGGGGACTGGCAGTACAGCTATGGGGGCTTTTGTCGTCGCTATCGGCAATGGAAAAAACGCCAGAACCTATCAATGCGACAAGTGTACAAAGGCGGGGACAAGCTATTCGTAGATTTCAGTGGCATGACCATGCCCGTACTGAATCTAGAGACAGGTGAGGTCACTCAAGCTCAAATCTTCGTCGCGTGTTTGGGGGCGAGCAACTACACCTATGTTGAAGCCCTCACGAGTCAAGCGTTAGACAACTGGATTGGTTCCCATCAGAGGGCCTTGGCCTTCTTTGGGGGAGTGCCGGCCGCCATTATTCCAGACAACCTCAAATCTGGAGTGACAGATCCGTGTCGCTATGAACCTGGGATTAATCGCACCTATCAAGACTTTGCTGAACACTACAACGTGATTATCCTACCCGCCAGGCCAAAAGCCCCTCGGGATAAAGCCAAAGTGGAGAATGCAGTACAACAAGTGGAGCGTCAAATTCTCGCTCCATTGCGAGATCAGCCCTTCACCAGTTTCACTCAACTTAACCAAGCCCTCAAACAAGGGCTCCAGAAACTGAATCAGCGAACGATGCGCGAGTATGGTCAATCGCGTCGTCAACGATTTGAGCAGGTGGATCAACCTGAGCTTAAACCTTTACCATCCCAGACTTTTGAGTATGCGGATTGGAAGAAAGCCAGGGTTCATTTGGATTATCACATTGAATTCGAACGCCATTATTATTCAGTCCCTTATGAATATGTACGCAAAAGCGTAATGGTCAAGATCACGGAATCCTTAGTGCAGATCTTCCATGACCATCAACGCATTGCCGTGCATCAGCGTTCACG is part of the Acaryochloris sp. CCMEE 5410 genome and encodes:
- the istA gene encoding IS21 family transposase, whose protein sequence is MLQIPMVKFREILRLHNLGYNQSEIARSCLTARSTVQDYIKRAQAHSLDYDKLENLSDSEIQALLGKGYRKQNKQQQTIDFESVHRELQRKGVTLGLLWMEGKERGDWQYSYGGFCRRYRQWKKRQNLSMRQVYKGGDKLFVDFSGMTMPVLNLETGEVTQAQIFVACLGASNYTYVEALTSQALDNWIGSHQRALAFFGGVPAAIIPDNLKSGVTDPCRYEPGINRTYQDFAEHYNVIILPARPKAPRDKAKVENAVQQVERQILAPLRDQPFTSFTQLNQALKQGLQKLNQRTMREYGQSRRQRFEQVDQPELKPLPSQTFEYADWKKARVHLDYHIEFERHYYSVPYEYVRKSVMVKITESLVQIFHDHQRIAVHQRSRVPFSHSTEEGHMPPEHWAYKTQTRKKFLAWAQQVGPATQQQVTDILDKKRYDEQAFRTLRGVQSLNTAYGPERLEAACKRANALGMVGRRYLESMLKHKLESDPLPGEEHQVVPLHHANLRGSEYYQST
- the istB gene encoding IS21-like element helper ATPase IstB, which translates into the protein MQAMIEQLQQMKLTGVLEAWREQQAMPTYHDLSFDERLALMVEREYIRRQNQRMQRRLRQARLPVHATLDAVDFDVPRGLRKIQFLEFAQGHWLQENLSLIILGPTGVGKSFLAAVLSHHLCKQGHSVRYIKTADLVLELKLAKGDGSYPKLRKQLAAYDLLVLDEWLRDPLSVFEAREVLDILDERFRKASCLFATQMPLEQWHSQIQDPTLADAILDRIIHDAMKVSLRGESMRKLTSKLTQKPEGELSNDRSHEENTTRETTPKSNPKTQKEKKDEKKEGQMDE
- the istA gene encoding IS21 family transposase; its protein translation is MAYKRQGATLSMSKFREIIRLHELGHNKSEIARSCFISRTSVRDYLRRAQGQSLSYDQLSQLSDSDIQHLLGKGQRQSSRKKPAIDFEYIHREMQRKGVTLGLLWMEGKERGDWNCSYSGFCRRYRQWKKQHSLSMRQTHKGAEKIFVDYCGMTVPVVHPKTGEVTQAQVFVACCGASNYTYAEATESQIIKNWLGSHQRALAFFGGVPVAIVPDNLKSGVTDPCRYEPGINRSYQDFAEHYNVIILPARPKCPRDKPKVENAVQQVERHILAPLRDQTFTSFKQLNEAIAAGLEKLNHRTMKSYGLSRRELFEQVDQPELRPLPSLSFEFGEFKTAKVSFDYHIEVRRHYYSVPYGYVGQSVSVKITESLVQIFHDHQRIAIHERSSLPFQHSTQEGHMPPAHLAHKNQSRETFITWAQNVGPATKQQVIEIFEKKAHDEQAFRALKGVQHLRTTHGAERLEAACNRANAMGMVGQRYLKSMLQHKLESDPLPDETHKVIPIHHANVRGSEYYQAT